TAACTCTGGTCCAATGGACTGGGGGGGCATCAGGGGGGAACTGGGGGGACCACCAGGGGGGCCAAtcatatccccccccccccccccccccccccccccccccccccccccccccccccatttctcAGTACATGAGGTCTGCGGCGCCGCCGCTGGGCTCCGCCCCCTTCCCCCCCTGCAGGGGGAGGGGCGCCCCCGCCAGGCGGATCAGCAGGACGTTGAGGGCGTGCAGCAGGAACACGAGAAGGAACAGCCAATAGGAGCAGCCGTAGCGTTCACGGTGCGTCTGGAAAACAAAGTTCTCCTCGTTGAAGTTAGCAATCCGACgagaaagatggaggagctTCACCTCGGAGGAG
The Etheostoma cragini isolate CJK2018 unplaced genomic scaffold, CSU_Ecrag_1.0 ScbMSFa_3443, whole genome shotgun sequence genome window above contains:
- the LOC117940841 gene encoding clarin-1-like; this encodes CVGVSSCLVMVLFSSEVKLLHLSRRIANFNEENFVFQTHRERYGCSYWLFLLVFLLHALNVLLIRLAGAPLPLQGGKGAEPSGGAADLMY